In Patagioenas fasciata isolate bPatFas1 chromosome 18, bPatFas1.hap1, whole genome shotgun sequence, a genomic segment contains:
- the MIF4GD gene encoding MIF4G domain-containing protein has product MGETGKEEYKIQSFDSETQKLLKTALKDPSNVDLEKVANIIVDQSLKDCVFSKEAGRICYTIIQAESKQVGQSIFRRSLLNRLQQEYKDREELRTRSLQAWICYVTFICNIFDYLRVNNMPMMALVNPVYDCLFRLAQPDSLRKEEEVDCLVLQLHRIGEQLEKMNSQRMDELFSLLRDGFLLQEGLSSLSQLLLLEIIEFRAADWKMTDAAQKYYYSEVMD; this is encoded by the exons ATGGGGGAAACAGGCAAAGAAGAGTATAAAATACAGTCGTTCGACAGCGAGACTCAGAAGCTGCTCAAGACAGCCCTCAAAG ACCCTAGCAACGTGGACCTGGAGAAAGTGGCCAATATTATCGTGGACCAGTCCCTCAAAGACTGCGTGTTCAGCAAGGAGGCAGGACGCATCTGCTACACCATCATCCAG GCAGAGAGCAAACAAGTCGGCCAGAGCATCTTCCGGAGGAGCCTGCTGAACCGGCTGCAGCAGGAGTACAAGGACAGGGAGGAGCTGCGCACCCGCTCGCTCCAGGCCTGGATCTGCTACGTCACCTTCATCTGCAACATCTTCGACTACCTGAGG GTGAACAACATGCCCATGATGGCTCTGGTGAACCCTGTTTACGACTGTCTGTTCCGGCTGGCCCAGCCCGACAGCCTGCGGAAGGAGGAAGAG GTGGACTGCCTGGTCCTACAGCTCCACCGCATCGGCGAGCAGCTGGAGAAGATGAACTCCCAGCGCATGGACGAGCTCTTCTCCCTCCTCCGAGATGGCTTCCTCCTGCAGGAGGGACTCAGctccctgtcccagctcctgctgctggagatcATCGAGTTCCGAGCTGCCGACTGGAAGATGACGGACGCTGCCCAGAAATACTATTACAGCGAAGTGATGGATTAA
- the SLC25A19 gene encoding mitochondrial thiamine pyrophosphate carrier, with amino-acid sequence MVGYDPEAKCVSTVEAAVAGSASGLVTRVLISPLDVIKIRFQLQIEQLSSKTPGAKYHGISQAVQRIFQEEGLGAFWKGHVPAQFLSVGYGAVQFMAFESLTKLVHNVTSYNARDSFVHFVCGGLAACTATVAVQPVDTLRTRFAAQGEPKIYRNLRHAVVTMYQTEGPRTFYRGLTPTIIAIFPYAGLQFSFYNILQQFSEWAVPAEGKKGGNVKNLVCGSCAGIISKTLTYPFDLFKKRLQVGGFERARAAFGQVRMYRGLLDCVRQILREEGLDGFFKGLSPSLLKAAVSTGLVFFWYELFCSLLCTLKNTGSITRKEG; translated from the exons ATGGTCGGCTATGACCCCGAGGCCAAGTGCGTCTCCACGGTGGAAGCGGCTGTAGCGGGATCAGCATCTGGCTTGGTCACTCGGGTCCTTATCAGCCCCTTGGATGTCATCAAGATCCGCTTCCAG CTTCAGATCGAGCAGCTCTCCTCCAAAACCCCGGGGGCCAAGTATCACGGCATCTCGCAAGCTGTGCAGCGCATCTTCCAGGAGGAGGGGTTGGGAGCCTTCTGGAAGGGCCATGTTCCTGCTCAGTTCCTTTCTGTTGGCTACGGAGCTGTTCAG TTCATGGCATTTGAGAGCTTGACGAAACTGGTGCACAACGTCACCTCATACAATGCCCGCGATTCCTTTGTGCACTTCGTCTGCGGTGGACTGGCGGCTTGCACAGCCACTGTTGCAGTTCAGCCCGTTGACACGCTACGCACCCGCTTTGCTGCTCAGGGTGAGCCTAAG ATCTATCGCAACCTTCGCCACGCAGTGGTGACCATGTACCAGACAGAAGGGCCTCGCACTTTCTATAGAGGTTTGACTCCCACTATCATTGCTATCTTCCCGTATGCCGGGCTCCAGTTCTCCTTCTACAACATCCTGCAACAGTTTTCCGAATGGGCGGTtccagctgaaggaaagaaaggag GCAATGTTAAAAACCTTGTTTGTGGCAGCTGCGCTGGAATCATCAGCAAAACCCTCACCTACCCTTTCGACCTGTTCAAAAAACGACTGCAAGTGGGTGGCTTTGAGCGTGCCCGGGCAGCCtttgggcag GTACGGATGTACAGGGGTCTCCTGGACTGCGTAAGGCAGATCCTGCGAGAGGAGGGCCTGGATGGGTTCTTCAAGGGCCTCTCGCCCAGCTTGCTGAAGGCTGCAGTCTCCACTGGCCTGGTCTTCTTCTGGTACGAGCTGTTCTGCAGTCTGCTGTGCACCCTGAAGAACACCGGCAGCATTACAAGGAAGGAAGGCTGA
- the MRPS7 gene encoding small ribosomal subunit protein uS7m: MAAPSAAGLARRLRAWLPRLTQVRWSRYNPSYLEPEVNKELYQKPLEELSEEEKEKMELKAVRPIKAAPPTLSSSVFSDPMISKFTNMMMKNGNKVLARSLMSQTLETIKRKQLEKYHKAPEDEKEAIECNPYVIFHQALKNCQPIIGLSSITRGGKTYQVPVPLKDNRKRFLAMKWLITECRENKNRRTLMPEKLSQELLQAFNNEGPVIKKKHVLHKMAEANRAYAHFRWW, from the exons ATGGCGGCGCCCAGCGCGGCGGGGCTGGCCCGGCGGTTGCGGGCCTGGCTGCCCCG GCTGACGCAGGTGAGGTGGAGCCGCTACAATCCCAGTTACTTAGAGCCAGAAGTGAACAAGGAATTGTATCAGAAACCTTtggaggagctgtctgaggaggagaaggaaaaaatggaGCTTAAGGCTGTTCGACCCATAAAAGCTGCTCCCCCcactctctccagctctgtgttcaGTGACCCGATGATCAG TAAATTCACCAATATGATGATGAAGAATGGAAATAAAGTGCTGGCCAGAAGCCTCATGTCTCAG ACTCTAGAGACCATTAAGAGGAAGCAGCTGGAGAAGTACCACAAAGCTCCAGAAGATGAGAAGGAGGCAATTGAATGCAACCCTTACGTCATTTTCCACCAGGCTCTGAAGAACTGCCAGCCCATCATCGGGCTCAGCAGCATCACCAGAGGAGGCAAAACCTACCAG GTCCCGGTCCCTCTGAAGGACAATCGGAAGCGTTTCCTGGCCATGAAGTGGTTAATCACCGAGTGCAGGGAGAACAAGAATCGTAGGACACTGATGCCCGAGAAgctctcccaggagctgctccaggccTTCAACAACGAAGGGCCCGTCATCAAGAAGAAGCACGTGCTGCACAAGATGGCAGAGGCCAACCGGGCTTATGCCCACTTTCGCTGGTGGTAG